From one Nothobranchius furzeri strain GRZ-AD chromosome 2, NfurGRZ-RIMD1, whole genome shotgun sequence genomic stretch:
- the LOC129165079 gene encoding gastrula zinc finger protein XlCGF57.1-like isoform X1 produces the protein MDTDVHQVVLVKKEVLDEQSAGVDQQNPKHLHMKEEQEELWTSVEGEYLHLKEETDAARFRFTDISIKSEDDEEKPLFSQLHQQQIEDRNVPTTSSADQMTADTGGGAETSRNPDLNPHEQISDSSETEVSGDDEDDDVNLNSELSDFGAGTGDGDDDWNESRSSVSDVKTINKSFSCPECGEQFLHKWSLQKHVRVTSHSAIRSLDCLVKKKCVGATQQVESCKKVQTKVKYFSCDLCGQGFNQKSTLNRHTRVHSGQKPFACEFCGKIFSQKTSLNYHTRVHTGQKPFACELCGQRFSQKTILNIHMRVHTGQKPFACEFCGKRFSQKTHLNYHIRVHTGQKPFACELCGQRFSRKASLNIHMRVHTGQKPFACELCGQRFSHKTTLTYHTRVHTGQKPFACELCGQRFSGKTSLNSHTTIHTGQKPFACELCGQIFNRKTSLNRHMSIHTRHKLFTCEHCGKIFSQKPQLNRHMTVHTGQKPLACELCGQRFYHKTDVNRHMIVHTGQKPIACELCGQRFSQKTNLNRHMRVHTEHKENI, from the exons atggacacag atgtccATCAGGTGGTGCTGGTTAAAAAAGAAGTTCTTGatgaacagagtgctggtgtggaccagcagaaCCCAAAACACCTCCATatgaaggaggaacaggaggaactctggaccagtgTGGAAGGAGAATATCtccatttgaaggaggagactgatgctgccaggtttcgGTTCACTGatatttctataaagagtgaagatgatgaagagaaacctctgttttcacagcttcatcagcagcaaatagaagacagaaatGTTCCAACCACCAGTTCTgctgaccagatgacagcagacactggtggaggagcagaaactagcaggaacccagacctgaaccctcatgaacagatatccgattcttcagagactgaagttagtggagatgatgaagatgatgatgtgaatctaaactctgagctgtcagactttgGGGCTGGAACTGGAGATGGAGacgatgactggaatgagagcagatCTTCTGTGTCAGATGTTAAGACGATTAACAAATCTTTTAGctgtcctgagtgtggtgaacAATTTCTCCACAAAtggtctctccagaaacatgtgagagtgacaagtcattcagcaatAAGGTCTTTAGACTGTTTGGTTAAAAAGAAGTGTGTTGGAGCGACACAACAAGTAGAATCATGCAAGAAAGTCCAGACAAAAGTAAAATATTTTAGCTGTGATTTGTGTGGACAGGGATTTAACcagaagtcaactttaaacagacacacgagagtccactctggacagaaaccttttgcctgtgagttctgtggaaaaatatttagccaaaagacaagtttaaactatcatacaagagtccacacaggacagaaaccttttgcctgtgagctctgtggacaaaggttcAGCCAAAAGACAATTTTAAACATacatatgagagtccacacaggacagaaaccttttgcctgtgagttctgtggtaaaagatttagccaaaagacgcaTTTAAACTATCAtataagagtccacacaggacagaaaccttttgcctgtgagctctgtggacaaaggttcagccgaaaggcaagtttaaacatacatatgagagtccacacaggacagaaaccttttgcctgtgagctctgtggacaaagatttagccataagacAACTTTAACCTATCAcacaagagtccacacaggacaaaaacctttcgcttgtgagctctgtgggcagAGATTCAGTGGAAAGACAAGTTTAAATAGTCACACgacaatccacacaggacagaaaccttttgcttgtgagctctgtgggcagATATTTAACCGAAAGACTAGTTTAAATCGTCACATGAGCATCCACACAAGACATAAACTTTTTACTTGTGAACATTGTGGAAAAATATTTAGCCAAAAGCCAcagttaaacagacacatgacagtccatacaggacagaagcccttagcttgtgagctctgtggacaaagattttacCATAAGACGGATGTAAACAGACACATGAtcgttcacacaggacagaaacctattgcttgtgagctctgtggacagagatttagccaaaagacaaatttaaacagacatatgagagtccacacagaacACAAGGAAAATATTTAA
- the LOC129165079 gene encoding gastrula zinc finger protein XlCGF57.1-like isoform X2 encodes MKEEQEELWTSVEGEYLHLKEETDAARFRFTDISIKSEDDEEKPLFSQLHQQQIEDRNVPTTSSADQMTADTGGGAETSRNPDLNPHEQISDSSETEVSGDDEDDDVNLNSELSDFGAGTGDGDDDWNESRSSVSDVKTINKSFSCPECGEQFLHKWSLQKHVRVTSHSAIRSLDCLVKKKCVGATQQVESCKKVQTKVKYFSCDLCGQGFNQKSTLNRHTRVHSGQKPFACEFCGKIFSQKTSLNYHTRVHTGQKPFACELCGQRFSQKTILNIHMRVHTGQKPFACEFCGKRFSQKTHLNYHIRVHTGQKPFACELCGQRFSRKASLNIHMRVHTGQKPFACELCGQRFSHKTTLTYHTRVHTGQKPFACELCGQRFSGKTSLNSHTTIHTGQKPFACELCGQIFNRKTSLNRHMSIHTRHKLFTCEHCGKIFSQKPQLNRHMTVHTGQKPLACELCGQRFYHKTDVNRHMIVHTGQKPIACELCGQRFSQKTNLNRHMRVHTEHKENI; translated from the coding sequence atgaaggaggaacaggaggaactctggaccagtgTGGAAGGAGAATATCtccatttgaaggaggagactgatgctgccaggtttcgGTTCACTGatatttctataaagagtgaagatgatgaagagaaacctctgttttcacagcttcatcagcagcaaatagaagacagaaatGTTCCAACCACCAGTTCTgctgaccagatgacagcagacactggtggaggagcagaaactagcaggaacccagacctgaaccctcatgaacagatatccgattcttcagagactgaagttagtggagatgatgaagatgatgatgtgaatctaaactctgagctgtcagactttgGGGCTGGAACTGGAGATGGAGacgatgactggaatgagagcagatCTTCTGTGTCAGATGTTAAGACGATTAACAAATCTTTTAGctgtcctgagtgtggtgaacAATTTCTCCACAAAtggtctctccagaaacatgtgagagtgacaagtcattcagcaatAAGGTCTTTAGACTGTTTGGTTAAAAAGAAGTGTGTTGGAGCGACACAACAAGTAGAATCATGCAAGAAAGTCCAGACAAAAGTAAAATATTTTAGCTGTGATTTGTGTGGACAGGGATTTAACcagaagtcaactttaaacagacacacgagagtccactctggacagaaaccttttgcctgtgagttctgtggaaaaatatttagccaaaagacaagtttaaactatcatacaagagtccacacaggacagaaaccttttgcctgtgagctctgtggacaaaggttcAGCCAAAAGACAATTTTAAACATacatatgagagtccacacaggacagaaaccttttgcctgtgagttctgtggtaaaagatttagccaaaagacgcaTTTAAACTATCAtataagagtccacacaggacagaaaccttttgcctgtgagctctgtggacaaaggttcagccgaaaggcaagtttaaacatacatatgagagtccacacaggacagaaaccttttgcctgtgagctctgtggacaaagatttagccataagacAACTTTAACCTATCAcacaagagtccacacaggacaaaaacctttcgcttgtgagctctgtgggcagAGATTCAGTGGAAAGACAAGTTTAAATAGTCACACgacaatccacacaggacagaaaccttttgcttgtgagctctgtgggcagATATTTAACCGAAAGACTAGTTTAAATCGTCACATGAGCATCCACACAAGACATAAACTTTTTACTTGTGAACATTGTGGAAAAATATTTAGCCAAAAGCCAcagttaaacagacacatgacagtccatacaggacagaagcccttagcttgtgagctctgtggacaaagattttacCATAAGACGGATGTAAACAGACACATGAtcgttcacacaggacagaaacctattgcttgtgagctctgtggacagagatttagccaaaagacaaatttaaacagacatatgagagtccacacagaacACAAGGAAAATATTTAA